In Thermodesulfobacteriota bacterium, a single genomic region encodes these proteins:
- the prmC gene encoding peptide chain release factor N(5)-glutamine methyltransferase, whose translation MHLKDLYTFGKENMRLHLIENPSLEASILLSKSSAIKDFSEIYACPDRELDQVKVEEFYRLLERRIKNEPIAYITGEKEFYSRSFSVNRNVLIPRPETELLVEEALKAAEAPERPAILDAGTGSGCIAVTIACEKPGARVFAADISPGALELARANAERLSPEGRIFFVLGDLTEPFKRGSLDLVVSNPPYIPEAEYAMLPPDVRDYEPRSSLVGGEDGLFFIRKIIADAGRVLKQGGWCMLEVGSGQSSDVKSLFGEAGFTEISCKRDINDIERVVRAQWKK comes from the coding sequence ATGCACTTGAAAGACCTTTACACGTTCGGGAAGGAAAACATGAGGCTCCACCTGATAGAGAACCCCTCGCTCGAAGCGTCCATCCTTCTTTCAAAGTCAAGCGCCATAAAGGACTTCTCCGAAATTTATGCCTGTCCCGACAGGGAGCTCGACCAGGTCAAGGTAGAGGAATTTTACAGGCTCCTCGAAAGGAGGATCAAGAACGAGCCGATCGCCTATATCACGGGCGAAAAGGAATTTTACTCAAGGTCTTTCTCCGTGAACAGAAACGTTCTTATACCGAGGCCCGAGACGGAGCTGCTCGTCGAAGAGGCGTTGAAGGCGGCCGAAGCTCCAGAGAGACCGGCGATACTGGACGCGGGCACAGGCAGCGGGTGCATAGCGGTAACAATCGCGTGCGAAAAGCCGGGTGCGAGGGTTTTTGCCGCCGACATTTCGCCCGGAGCGCTCGAGCTTGCCCGGGCAAACGCGGAGAGACTCAGTCCCGAAGGCCGCATATTCTTCGTTCTCGGGGACTTGACAGAGCCCTTTAAGCGGGGATCGCTTGATCTGGTGGTATCGAACCCGCCCTACATACCGGAGGCCGAATACGCGATGCTTCCGCCCGACGTGAGGGATTACGAGCCGCGGTCGTCTCTAGTGGGGGGAGAGGATGGGCTTTTCTTCATAAGGAAGATAATCGCCGACGCGGGAAGGGTGCTTAAACAAGGCGGTTGGTGCATGCTCGAGGTAGGGTCGGGCCAGTCGTCCGACGTGAAATCGCTTTTCGGAGAGGCCGGATTTACCGAGATTTCATGCAAGAGAGATATTAACGATATAGAGAGGGTCGTGAGGGCTCAATGGAAAAAATAG
- the phoU gene encoding phosphate signaling complex protein PhoU: MVRLEEEISKLKKMLFEMATSVEEMIAKSIKALKDRNMIMAEDVIKSDAKINQMEIDIDNQCIRILALYHPEAEDLRTVSMIMKINNDLERIGDHAVNIAEKTIYLADKPPVKPLIDIPRMADKAIQMLQESLDAFVNKDAELAIEVCKRDDEVDSLEPQIVRELVTYMIADPQTIDRSLTLILIAREIERVADLATNIAEDTYYIVSGQSMKHHSLEKP, translated from the coding sequence ATGGTCAGATTAGAAGAAGAAATCAGCAAGTTAAAGAAAATGCTTTTCGAGATGGCGACATCCGTCGAAGAAATGATCGCCAAGAGCATAAAGGCGTTAAAAGACCGGAATATGATCATGGCCGAGGACGTAATAAAGTCAGACGCCAAGATCAACCAGATGGAGATCGATATAGATAACCAGTGCATCAGGATACTCGCCCTCTACCACCCGGAAGCGGAAGACCTGAGGACGGTGTCCATGATAATGAAGATAAACAACGACCTCGAGAGGATAGGAGACCACGCCGTCAACATAGCCGAGAAAACGATTTACCTTGCGGACAAACCGCCCGTAAAGCCGCTTATAGATATCCCCCGTATGGCCGACAAGGCGATACAGATGCTCCAGGAAAGCCTGGACGCTTTCGTCAATAAAGACGCCGAGCTCGCTATAGAGGTATGCAAGAGAGACGACGAGGTCGACTCCCTCGAACCACAGATAGTGAGGGAGCTCGTCACCTACATGATCGCCGACCCGCAGACAATCGACAGGTCTCTCACCCTTATACTGATAGCCAGGGAGATCGAGAGGGTCGCCGACCTCGCGACGAACATAGCCGAGGACACTTACTACATCGTCAGCGGGCAATCGATGAAACACCATTCCCTCGAGAAGCCCTAG
- a CDS encoding arsenate reductase ArsC: protein MPKEGKIKVIFICTHNSARSQMAEGILRHLYGDRFEVYSAGTQPSRVSPYAIRVMDEIGIDIKDHTSKNLDRYADTQFDSVVTVCDGASEACPVFTGGGKHIHRGFKDPAGFRGKDEEILAGFRTVRDEIKGWIESEFSGN, encoded by the coding sequence ATGCCCAAGGAAGGTAAAATTAAAGTTATATTCATTTGCACACATAATTCTGCGAGGTCGCAAATGGCGGAAGGGATATTGAGACACCTGTATGGCGACAGGTTCGAGGTTTACAGCGCGGGCACGCAGCCGTCCCGCGTGAGCCCTTACGCCATACGGGTAATGGACGAGATAGGGATCGATATAAAGGATCACACGTCTAAAAACCTCGACAGGTACGCAGACACGCAATTCGACTCCGTTGTCACGGTTTGCGACGGGGCGAGCGAAGCATGCCCCGTTTTCACCGGAGGTGGCAAACACATACACAGGGGGTTCAAAGACCCGGCGGGATTCAGAGGCAAGGACGAAGAGATACTGGCCGGATTCAGAACCGTAAGGGACGAAATAAAGGGCTGGATAGAGTCCGAGTTCAGCGGGAATTGA
- the pstB gene encoding phosphate ABC transporter ATP-binding protein PstB gives MTEVITEKAKEAAEPRISEQIKVHGDPKSSKFKVPDPIVEVNDANLYYGEKQALKSIYMDIPKNKATAFIGPSGCGKSTLLRCFNRLNDLVDSARVEGEILIDGEDIYDASVDITELRKNVGMVFQKSNPFPKSIYENVAYGARIAGENRKSVLDELVEKSLKGAALWDEVHDRLHDSALGLSGGQMQRLCIARAIAVEPEILLMDEPCSALDPIATGKIEDLITELKTKYTIVIVTHNMQQASRVSDYTAFMYLGELIEYDTTETIFLKPKYKQTEDYVSGKFG, from the coding sequence ATGACAGAAGTGATTACCGAAAAAGCGAAGGAAGCGGCGGAACCAAGAATCAGCGAGCAGATCAAGGTGCACGGCGATCCGAAATCGAGCAAGTTCAAGGTGCCGGACCCTATAGTCGAGGTAAACGACGCGAACCTGTACTACGGCGAAAAGCAAGCTTTAAAGAGCATTTACATGGATATCCCGAAAAATAAGGCCACTGCGTTCATAGGGCCTTCGGGATGCGGGAAGTCTACGCTTCTCCGCTGCTTTAACCGTTTGAACGACCTCGTCGATTCAGCCCGCGTCGAGGGAGAGATACTTATCGACGGCGAGGATATCTACGACGCGAGCGTCGATATAACCGAACTCAGAAAGAATGTCGGCATGGTCTTCCAGAAATCAAACCCGTTCCCCAAGTCCATATATGAAAACGTCGCATACGGAGCGAGAATAGCCGGCGAGAACAGAAAATCCGTCCTGGACGAGCTCGTGGAGAAGAGTCTCAAGGGCGCGGCCCTCTGGGACGAAGTTCACGACAGGCTCCACGACAGCGCGCTCGGCCTCTCCGGAGGGCAGATGCAGAGACTCTGCATCGCGAGGGCGATAGCGGTCGAACCCGAGATACTGCTCATGGACGAACCGTGCTCGGCGCTCGACCCGATAGCCACAGGCAAGATCGAAGACCTCATAACGGAGCTCAAAACTAAATACACAATCGTTATAGTCACTCACAACATGCAGCAGGCTTCCCGCGTGTCCGATTACACCGCATTTATGTACCTGGGGGAGCTCATAGAGTACGACACGACGGAAACGATATTCCTCAAGCCTAAGTATAAGCAGACCGAAGACTACGTCTCCGGAAAATTCGGATAA
- the pstA gene encoding phosphate ABC transporter permease PstA has product MNKKFWKSGDPFVWLTGVALMFSLLMIAGLLYLIAAKGLGFFWPANLAEIQLKDGSKVLGEITGHEKVKGYDAADDEPLIERTQLKIGNRDLYGLDFRWVDDDQIQNISYPKYAVALERREWGNMYGFIKEITDSGNAVCRGNEECWPVLETQIPKYQKIADEIKSIEKGVIGGINAQIENLRLDIRGLEMKGGDNREEILKIQAKINEEEEKYKEQEAVLSSLYTEFNKEKIVMAAADGREKEMPVGNIVRAYRPNGMSWFQKAFLYTSKVWEFISAEPREANTEGGVFPAIFGTVLMVLIMSVVVLPFGVVAALYLREYAKQGVLVRTVRICVNNLAGVPSIVFGVFAVGFFIYGMGSTIDSIFFREALPNPTYGTGGILWASLTLALLTVPVVIVATEEGLAAVPKEIRDGSLALGATKFETTWKIVIPSAMPAILTGLILAIARATGEVAPLMITGVVKLAPQLPIDSYFPYMHLERKFMHLGFHIYDVGFQSPNVEAAKPMVYTTALLLILIVVVLNLTAIIIRNRLRKKYTTSAV; this is encoded by the coding sequence ATGAATAAAAAGTTCTGGAAAAGCGGCGACCCCTTCGTCTGGCTGACAGGCGTGGCGCTCATGTTCAGCCTGCTTATGATTGCGGGTCTCCTTTATCTCATAGCGGCGAAAGGGCTCGGGTTTTTCTGGCCCGCAAACCTTGCCGAGATTCAGCTAAAAGACGGGAGCAAGGTGCTGGGCGAAATCACAGGTCACGAAAAGGTCAAAGGTTATGACGCTGCCGACGATGAGCCCTTAATAGAAAGGACACAGCTCAAGATAGGGAACAGGGACTTATACGGGCTTGACTTCAGATGGGTTGACGACGACCAGATACAGAATATCAGCTACCCCAAATACGCGGTCGCTCTCGAGCGCAGGGAGTGGGGGAATATGTACGGTTTCATTAAGGAGATTACGGATAGCGGGAACGCCGTCTGCCGCGGCAACGAGGAATGCTGGCCTGTCCTCGAAACCCAGATCCCGAAATATCAGAAAATAGCAGACGAAATTAAATCGATCGAGAAAGGAGTGATAGGGGGCATCAACGCCCAGATAGAGAACCTGAGACTGGATATCCGGGGTCTCGAGATGAAGGGCGGGGACAACCGGGAAGAGATACTGAAAATCCAGGCAAAAATTAATGAGGAAGAGGAAAAATACAAGGAGCAGGAAGCCGTCTTGTCCTCCCTCTACACCGAATTCAACAAAGAAAAGATAGTGATGGCGGCGGCTGACGGCCGGGAAAAGGAAATGCCCGTAGGAAATATCGTACGCGCGTACAGACCGAACGGTATGAGCTGGTTCCAGAAGGCCTTCTTATATACGTCGAAAGTCTGGGAGTTCATTTCGGCTGAACCGAGAGAGGCAAATACGGAGGGCGGCGTCTTTCCGGCGATATTCGGCACGGTGCTGATGGTGCTTATCATGAGCGTGGTCGTCTTGCCGTTCGGGGTCGTTGCGGCTCTCTATCTGAGGGAGTACGCAAAGCAGGGGGTGCTCGTAAGGACCGTAAGGATATGCGTTAACAACCTTGCCGGCGTGCCCTCGATCGTATTCGGAGTCTTCGCGGTGGGTTTCTTCATATACGGCATGGGGAGCACTATCGACAGCATCTTCTTCAGGGAAGCCCTGCCCAACCCGACTTACGGGACGGGGGGCATACTGTGGGCGTCCCTCACGCTCGCCCTCCTTACGGTGCCCGTTGTGATCGTGGCGACTGAGGAAGGCCTGGCTGCGGTGCCGAAGGAGATAAGGGACGGCTCCCTCGCGCTCGGAGCCACAAAGTTCGAGACTACCTGGAAAATCGTTATCCCGAGCGCCATGCCAGCAATATTGACGGGGCTCATACTGGCGATAGCGAGGGCTACCGGAGAGGTCGCACCCCTAATGATAACGGGAGTCGTGAAGCTTGCCCCCCAGCTCCCTATCGACAGCTACTTCCCGTACATGCACCTCGAGAGGAAGTTCATGCACCTGGGATTTCATATATATGACGTGGGCTTCCAGTCGCCTAACGTCGAAGCCGCAAAGCCCATGGTTTATACCACCGCGCTGCTTCTTATATTGATCGTCGTGGTTTTAAACCTGACCGCAATAATCATAAGGAACCGTTTGAGAAAAAAATACACTACCTCGGCAGTTTAA